The proteins below come from a single Gimesia alba genomic window:
- a CDS encoding alpha/beta hydrolase family protein, which translates to MKSEWTGKQDEWHGFKRFRFQIAGRNCYVVTPDKTAPGKPWVWRARFPDFHYEMDVELLKQGFHIAYLDVSNLFGSPQAIEYGDQFYDYLTKQHGFQSKVALEGVSRGGLFIYNWALKNPEKVSCIYADTPVCDFKSWPGGKGKSQGSAASWQACLKAYKMTEAEALAYKNNPIDRIQIIAEAGIPVLHIVSENDQVVPPDENTYLMFSRVPKKDRKDNFKVISVKTGTEKSKGHHFQHPEPEQVVAFIVKHTMPQKSQPN; encoded by the coding sequence GTGAAATCTGAATGGACGGGCAAGCAAGACGAGTGGCACGGCTTTAAACGCTTTCGTTTTCAGATTGCGGGACGCAACTGTTATGTGGTGACTCCGGACAAAACAGCGCCAGGCAAGCCTTGGGTCTGGCGCGCTCGATTTCCAGACTTCCATTATGAAATGGACGTCGAACTCCTGAAACAAGGTTTTCATATCGCTTACCTGGATGTGTCGAATCTGTTTGGTTCCCCACAGGCGATTGAATATGGCGATCAATTCTATGACTACTTAACAAAGCAACACGGATTTCAATCGAAAGTGGCTCTTGAAGGAGTCAGTCGGGGAGGCCTGTTTATTTACAACTGGGCACTCAAAAACCCGGAGAAGGTCAGTTGCATTTATGCCGATACCCCAGTTTGTGATTTCAAAAGCTGGCCGGGCGGTAAAGGAAAAAGTCAGGGTTCGGCAGCAAGCTGGCAGGCCTGCCTCAAAGCATACAAGATGACCGAAGCGGAAGCATTGGCATACAAAAACAATCCCATCGACCGCATTCAGATCATCGCCGAAGCCGGGATTCCGGTATTGCACATTGTCTCAGAAAATGATCAGGTTGTGCCTCCCGATGAAAACACCTATTTGATGTTCAGCCGAGTTCCCAAGAAAGATCGCAAGGACAACTTCAAAGTCATCTCGGTCAAAACCGGAACCGAAAAATCAAAAGGGCACCATTTTCAACACCCCGAGCCAGAACAGGTTGTCGCGTTCATTGTGAAACACACCATGCCCCAAAAGAGCCAACCAAATTGA
- a CDS encoding response regulator translates to MSLIPATHTTETLTRRFSEPVINSVLDVFKYFVGTTVELVKVVEVHEAPRYEKSSAIEVNGPGKGIVVVNVPRELVSKAVSLLIDESLADDEHVLTDFSCELSNMIAGQAKKAVDHMGFLLGHPSVIETEHIDTLYPPEAGSQCGIFNTGIGPIIVYFGFVGQLGDIVDYDHEDADKKRVMIIDPDEMNRALFEGLLHERYIVESAATVEESFADAAIHVPDLILLDIDGSEGSHAEAVKYIKESPFVGDVEVLVMTSNRSTTSIIQAFNHGASDYILKTDFTKQILVGKIERALGRTPVVKEEVASTK, encoded by the coding sequence ATGTCTCTCATTCCAGCTACACATACAACAGAAACATTGACCAGGCGGTTTTCAGAACCAGTCATTAATTCTGTACTCGACGTATTCAAGTATTTTGTTGGAACAACTGTCGAACTGGTCAAAGTTGTCGAAGTGCATGAAGCTCCTCGCTATGAGAAGAGCTCAGCAATTGAAGTCAATGGACCAGGCAAAGGCATCGTGGTGGTCAATGTACCACGGGAACTGGTTTCCAAGGCCGTTTCGCTGCTGATCGATGAATCGCTGGCCGATGACGAACATGTTCTGACGGATTTTTCATGTGAATTGTCAAATATGATCGCAGGTCAGGCCAAAAAGGCGGTTGACCATATGGGATTTTTATTAGGTCATCCTTCTGTCATTGAAACCGAGCACATTGACACATTATATCCCCCGGAAGCCGGTTCTCAGTGTGGTATTTTCAATACCGGCATCGGTCCGATCATTGTCTATTTTGGTTTTGTCGGGCAACTGGGCGATATTGTAGATTATGACCATGAGGATGCAGACAAGAAACGCGTGATGATCATCGATCCCGATGAAATGAATCGTGCTTTATTTGAGGGCTTATTACACGAACGTTACATCGTCGAGAGTGCTGCCACTGTGGAAGAGTCATTTGCGGATGCGGCAATTCATGTTCCTGATTTAATTCTGCTGGATATCGATGGCAGTGAAGGAAGTCATGCGGAAGCGGTGAAATACATTAAAGAGTCTCCTTTTGTTGGAGACGTCGAAGTTCTGGTCATGACGTCAAATCGTTCGACAACGTCCATCATACAGGCGTTTAATCATGGTGCGAGTGACTATATTCTTAAAACGGACTTCACAAAGCAGATTCTGGTTGGCAAAATAGAGCGCGCACTCGGAAGAACGCCGGTTGTCAAAGAGGAAGTTGCTTCTACGAAATAA
- a CDS encoding SDR family oxidoreductase, whose protein sequence is MNLEGKVAVITGSAVRIGRSMALALAEAGCDLCIHYHTSKQDAEQTCADIKQLGRRAIAVSADLSAPLRAASEIFDATVAEFGKVDILINSASVFENKNLQTSTEQDWDAHLDINLKAPYFLCQRFAEAFQSGQTGRIVNIVDWRALRAGVGHLPYRITKAGLVTLTECLSLELAPNIQVNAIAPGAILPPPGQDASYLEKRAANVPLKRAGNPQEICDALLYLLRSDFVTGEVLTVSGGEQFSAGCE, encoded by the coding sequence TTGAATCTGGAAGGAAAAGTAGCCGTGATCACCGGTTCCGCTGTCCGCATTGGTCGTTCGATGGCGCTGGCGCTTGCAGAAGCAGGCTGTGATCTCTGTATTCATTATCACACTTCAAAGCAGGACGCAGAGCAAACCTGTGCGGACATCAAGCAACTTGGAAGACGGGCGATTGCGGTTTCGGCTGATTTATCTGCTCCCCTGCGGGCGGCTTCCGAAATTTTCGATGCTACTGTCGCTGAGTTTGGCAAAGTCGATATTCTGATTAACAGTGCGTCTGTTTTTGAGAATAAGAATCTGCAGACTTCGACAGAACAGGACTGGGACGCCCATCTCGATATCAATTTGAAGGCCCCTTATTTTTTGTGTCAGCGTTTTGCAGAAGCATTTCAGTCAGGTCAAACAGGCCGGATTGTCAATATTGTCGACTGGCGAGCATTGCGGGCCGGCGTGGGGCACCTGCCTTATCGGATTACCAAAGCCGGTCTGGTGACTTTAACGGAATGTCTGTCGCTGGAATTAGCTCCAAATATCCAGGTGAATGCGATTGCTCCCGGTGCGATCCTGCCGCCCCCAGGCCAGGATGCGTCCTATCTGGAAAAACGTGCCGCAAATGTGCCCTTGAAGCGCGCAGGAAATCCCCAGGAAATTTGTGACGCCCTGCTCTATCTGTTGCGATCTGACTTTGTGACGGGAGAAGTGTTGACGGTTTCCGGAGGGGAACAGTTTTCAGCCGGATGTGAGTGA
- a CDS encoding polysaccharide pyruvyl transferase family protein, translated as MNQQQNTTRRTWLKQAACQSLGIAGLFHSSMLQQQAFSHSTTKSGDRPTLLLRSGWQTVNIGDIGHSPGILKLLEVYAPEFQIILWPNSVDRGVEPMLQKRFPDLKIVKGRLRRDGKLDSQDLEQAFQQADFFLHGSGPSVVSRRELAFWKQSTGKPYGIYGVTVSNINPELHELLSGADFIFTRETHSLKNLKDAKVTSAHQDFAPDATFAIDLTDDAKATKFQQQHQLETGSYLCAVPRLRFTPYHKIHKGIRWSKEKIQEVESVNEQYKEIDHAKLRAAIIKWVRTTGKKAVVCPEMTYQTEIIQPLVIDPLPADVKPQVVAHADYWLPDEAGSLYRDAAAVVSMECHSPIIACAFGTPGLYVRQPTDTIKGQMWYDIGLKDWTFEIDEVNQQQIADRVMAVAGNPEQSRAKLKSVMQSIQQRQKRTMQTVKQAVLKSHST; from the coding sequence ATGAATCAACAACAAAACACGACTCGGCGCACCTGGCTTAAACAGGCGGCTTGCCAATCTCTGGGCATCGCCGGACTATTCCATAGCAGCATGCTGCAACAACAGGCGTTCTCTCACTCGACAACAAAATCAGGAGATCGGCCCACACTTTTGCTCCGTTCCGGCTGGCAGACGGTCAATATTGGTGATATCGGCCACTCGCCCGGAATTTTGAAACTACTCGAAGTCTATGCTCCGGAATTCCAGATCATTCTCTGGCCGAACAGTGTCGACCGGGGAGTGGAGCCAATGTTGCAAAAACGATTTCCCGATCTGAAAATCGTCAAAGGCAGACTCCGACGAGATGGCAAATTGGATTCTCAGGACCTTGAACAAGCGTTCCAACAAGCAGATTTCTTTCTGCATGGCTCCGGCCCCAGTGTTGTTTCCCGCAGAGAACTGGCTTTCTGGAAACAATCGACCGGCAAACCTTACGGCATTTATGGTGTGACCGTCTCCAACATCAATCCGGAATTACACGAACTGCTCTCCGGAGCCGATTTTATCTTCACACGGGAAACCCATTCCCTCAAAAATCTCAAAGACGCCAAGGTCACCTCCGCGCATCAGGATTTCGCTCCCGATGCCACGTTTGCCATTGATTTAACCGACGACGCCAAAGCAACGAAGTTTCAACAGCAACACCAGCTGGAAACAGGGAGCTACCTCTGTGCCGTCCCCCGGCTGAGATTTACTCCGTATCATAAAATCCACAAAGGAATCCGCTGGTCCAAGGAGAAAATCCAGGAAGTTGAATCGGTGAATGAACAATATAAGGAAATCGATCACGCAAAACTGAGAGCCGCCATTATCAAATGGGTTCGAACCACCGGGAAAAAAGCGGTCGTCTGTCCGGAAATGACCTATCAGACTGAAATCATTCAGCCCCTGGTGATCGATCCACTTCCCGCAGACGTCAAACCGCAGGTGGTGGCTCATGCCGATTATTGGCTGCCCGACGAAGCAGGCTCCCTGTATCGCGATGCCGCTGCCGTCGTCAGCATGGAGTGTCATTCTCCCATCATCGCCTGCGCATTTGGCACGCCCGGACTTTATGTCCGCCAACCGACCGATACCATCAAAGGACAAATGTGGTACGATATCGGGCTCAAAGACTGGACCTTTGAAATTGATGAGGTCAATCAACAACAAATTGCTGACCGTGTGATGGCTGTCGCAGGCAATCCTGAACAATCGCGCGCCAAGCTGAAATCGGTCATGCAATCGATTCAGCAACGCCAGAAACGAACCATGCAAACTGTGAAACAAGCGGTTCTCAAGTCCCATTCCACTTGA
- the folB gene encoding dihydroneopterin aldolase has product MSDQIHISDLLLRTIIGINEEERNKRQDVLINLTMQVDLKAAGRSDEISDAVNYRTITKEIIDLVENSQFQLVEKMADEVAKICLKDERVQQTTIRIEKPGALRFARSVGVTVERTRDDFSGV; this is encoded by the coding sequence ATGTCTGATCAAATCCATATTTCCGATTTACTGCTACGCACCATCATTGGCATTAATGAGGAAGAAAGAAATAAGCGGCAGGACGTACTCATTAATCTGACGATGCAGGTTGATTTGAAGGCTGCAGGCCGTTCAGACGAAATTAGTGATGCCGTGAATTATCGCACCATCACGAAAGAGATCATCGATCTGGTTGAAAATTCACAGTTTCAGCTGGTGGAAAAAATGGCAGATGAAGTGGCGAAAATCTGTCTGAAAGATGAGCGCGTACAGCAGACGACAATCAGGATTGAAAAGCCGGGTGCGTTACGCTTCGCGCGTTCGGTCGGGGTGACGGTTGAGAGGACGCGTGACGATTTTTCCGGAGTGTGA
- the folK gene encoding 2-amino-4-hydroxy-6-hydroxymethyldihydropteridine diphosphokinase produces the protein MNQAFLALGSNISPEENLPQAVRLLEASGHILGRSSVWQSKPVGDTNQADFLNAAVLLETELAAAEICLEVIPQIERDLNRVRDPQNKNGPRTIDIDLVLFNSEQLSIEHRIIPDPDIPERVFLAVPLAELTPQFCVPGLERALAHIADELQAKNGSQLIRRDDVVL, from the coding sequence ATGAATCAGGCGTTTCTGGCATTAGGCAGCAATATCAGTCCGGAAGAAAATTTACCTCAGGCTGTCCGGTTGTTGGAAGCATCGGGTCACATTTTGGGGCGGTCTTCCGTCTGGCAAAGCAAGCCTGTCGGGGATACCAATCAAGCTGATTTTTTGAACGCAGCAGTCCTTCTGGAAACAGAATTGGCGGCAGCAGAAATCTGCCTGGAAGTGATTCCCCAGATTGAACGCGACCTGAATCGAGTGCGTGATCCACAGAATAAAAATGGGCCGCGAACGATTGATATTGATCTGGTGCTGTTTAATAGCGAACAGTTGAGTATTGAGCACCGCATAATACCGGACCCGGACATCCCGGAGCGTGTCTTTCTGGCGGTTCCACTTGCGGAACTGACTCCCCAGTTTTGTGTCCCTGGACTGGAAAGAGCTTTAGCGCACATTGCCGATGAACTACAGGCAAAGAATGGCAGCCAGTTGATTCGACGCGATGACGTCGTACTTTAA
- a CDS encoding TadE/TadG family type IV pilus assembly protein, which yields MFTRRSRQALNQKSQSKRSGATLVELAFVTPVFLVFVYAIFEFGYAYMVSNIIQEATQEGAKLGRCEEVTTAQVQDKVKRMLDTVFDSDLATVMVKNASSFDTPGTDVEQINYSTLPDIELANADKAQLFIVRVEVPYKDVRLLSSFFVDPVKAAEAAAKEDSMILSGHTVRRHE from the coding sequence ATGTTTACGCGGCGAAGCCGACAGGCATTGAATCAGAAATCTCAATCAAAACGTTCCGGGGCCACCCTGGTGGAACTGGCATTTGTGACCCCCGTCTTCCTGGTGTTTGTGTACGCCATTTTTGAATTCGGCTACGCCTACATGGTGTCAAATATCATTCAGGAAGCGACGCAGGAGGGTGCCAAACTCGGGCGTTGTGAGGAAGTCACGACCGCGCAGGTGCAGGACAAAGTCAAACGGATGCTGGATACGGTTTTCGATTCGGATTTAGCGACAGTGATGGTGAAAAACGCCAGTTCGTTTGATACACCCGGCACCGATGTCGAACAGATCAATTACTCGACTCTGCCTGATATTGAATTAGCCAACGCTGATAAAGCCCAGCTGTTTATTGTTCGTGTCGAAGTTCCTTACAAAGATGTTCGGCTACTGAGTTCATTTTTTGTTGATCCTGTGAAAGCAGCTGAGGCTGCGGCGAAAGAGGATAGCATGATCTTGTCCGGGCACACTGTCAGACGTCACGAATAA
- a CDS encoding TadE/TadG family type IV pilus assembly protein, giving the protein MRVIQNKRPNSGKAIASRRGVAAVEFALVAPVFLALILGMVAVRKAVHTSTIMDAALAQSGRLASMDADLNLPSGMTLNDKIILDVRNFLRASGIENDETNLTITITHADDAQGVPLDPMPNPPSDGAEFDLSNPDNRNRLFRIGIEIPDGATSTKLTDIMNLEGSMAKPMSGDPVWDLILNNGTTKIVN; this is encoded by the coding sequence ATGCGTGTAATTCAAAACAAAAGACCGAATTCAGGAAAGGCGATTGCAAGCCGCAGAGGTGTGGCTGCTGTCGAATTTGCCTTGGTGGCACCAGTCTTCCTGGCGTTAATTCTGGGAATGGTTGCCGTCCGCAAGGCTGTGCACACTTCGACAATCATGGATGCGGCACTGGCTCAATCGGGGCGACTGGCTTCGATGGATGCCGACTTGAATTTGCCTTCCGGAATGACATTGAATGACAAAATTATTCTTGATGTCCGTAATTTTCTGCGCGCATCCGGGATTGAAAATGATGAAACCAACCTGACGATTACCATTACTCATGCGGATGACGCACAAGGGGTTCCCCTGGATCCGATGCCGAATCCTCCCAGTGATGGAGCTGAGTTTGATTTGAGTAATCCAGATAATCGCAATCGGTTATTCCGGATTGGGATTGAAATACCCGATGGAGCAACCAGTACGAAACTCACCGATATTATGAATCTGGAAGGATCAATGGCCAAACCGATGAGTGGCGATCCTGTCTGGGATTTAATTTTGAATAACGGAACGACAAAGATCGTCAACTAG
- a CDS encoding vWA domain-containing protein produces the protein MKQLPMTKKEKMDLPGDQNRRGAFMVMAVPFLIATMGFMAFGIDIAVITMTKTRMRNAVEAAALAAAQQITDAVQSTANDIQQGQDVGNAVQDANSIAVDAAKAMAEKVARLNGVYVDPETDVKFGKRYQDASGTYHMVWGETAKPYNVVKVIARRDNPAEGQQDSKLQLFFAGFMSDKTAAVTTSAIAFIEARDIVLVLDYSGSMSYDSEFGAMSSYSMGKPAVESNLDDIWNTLVASGATYSDTGKLKFPASGYGLINSAEGTYLSSYDDEYIFNSLGLGDVDSSGNLKYPFPQEGKDYYGNLNGQPTGYTNKSLWKNYIKWVRTNSTVNNYGYRKKYGYRTLMGYLVGKRKKNNQSEDLWRAPIYPFHAMKEGVTLFTDFLDGLQFGDYIGLVTYDDSSRVESVLNDDGVLDTVDLGDELITNRYADIDTIQRHKQASHYAPYTGMGYGIRDAKELLESHGRAGARPTILVMTDGNANRSPSDWSLPGSWNWDEVTDFDGDGQADYATSSRDKQYAFWQAVEAANLGYTVHTMTVGAGADRNLMQAIAKACNGIWIDAPGGATIEDMQAQLLVAFGKIAANVPPAKLLADPESDF, from the coding sequence ATGAAACAGTTACCAATGACTAAAAAAGAAAAAATGGACCTGCCGGGCGATCAAAATCGCCGCGGTGCGTTCATGGTCATGGCGGTACCATTTCTGATTGCGACCATGGGGTTCATGGCGTTCGGAATTGATATTGCTGTGATTACGATGACCAAGACCAGAATGCGAAATGCGGTTGAAGCCGCTGCTCTGGCTGCGGCACAGCAGATCACCGATGCTGTGCAGTCTACCGCGAATGACATTCAACAGGGACAAGATGTTGGAAACGCGGTGCAGGATGCAAACTCCATTGCCGTGGATGCCGCCAAAGCGATGGCGGAAAAAGTGGCTCGTTTAAACGGGGTGTATGTTGATCCGGAAACCGATGTCAAATTCGGAAAGCGGTATCAGGATGCCTCCGGGACGTATCACATGGTCTGGGGTGAAACAGCGAAACCGTATAATGTGGTGAAGGTCATCGCTCGACGAGATAATCCAGCAGAAGGCCAGCAGGATTCCAAACTGCAACTGTTCTTCGCCGGCTTCATGAGCGACAAGACAGCTGCTGTCACAACATCAGCGATTGCCTTCATTGAAGCACGTGATATTGTACTGGTACTCGACTATTCGGGTTCCATGAGCTACGACAGTGAGTTCGGTGCCATGTCGTCATACAGCATGGGCAAACCAGCTGTTGAGAGCAACCTGGATGATATCTGGAATACGCTCGTTGCATCGGGTGCGACTTACTCTGATACGGGCAAATTGAAATTTCCCGCATCGGGTTATGGGCTGATCAATTCTGCTGAGGGAACTTATCTCAGTTCGTATGATGATGAGTACATCTTCAACTCTCTGGGGTTGGGTGATGTTGATTCCAGTGGAAACCTGAAGTATCCGTTCCCACAGGAAGGGAAGGATTACTATGGAAACTTAAACGGCCAGCCAACTGGTTACACAAACAAAAGTTTGTGGAAGAACTACATCAAATGGGTTCGGACGAATAGTACCGTCAACAATTATGGTTACCGTAAGAAATACGGTTACCGTACTTTAATGGGCTATCTGGTTGGAAAACGCAAGAAAAATAATCAGTCTGAAGATTTATGGCGGGCTCCAATTTATCCGTTCCATGCGATGAAAGAAGGCGTGACCTTATTCACGGACTTCCTCGATGGATTGCAGTTCGGCGACTATATCGGACTCGTAACGTATGATGATTCATCACGCGTGGAATCGGTTCTGAATGATGACGGCGTCCTGGATACCGTTGATCTGGGGGACGAACTGATTACGAATCGTTATGCCGATATCGATACGATCCAGAGACACAAACAGGCATCACACTATGCTCCCTACACCGGTATGGGTTACGGGATTCGTGATGCAAAAGAGTTGTTAGAGTCTCATGGTCGTGCTGGTGCCCGTCCGACGATTCTGGTAATGACAGACGGGAACGCAAACCGTTCTCCCTCTGACTGGTCACTTCCCGGAAGTTGGAACTGGGATGAAGTCACCGATTTCGATGGAGATGGTCAAGCAGACTATGCGACCAGCAGTCGCGATAAACAGTATGCGTTCTGGCAGGCAGTCGAAGCTGCCAACCTGGGCTATACCGTGCATACGATGACTGTGGGTGCGGGAGCTGACCGAAATCTGATGCAGGCGATTGCCAAAGCTTGCAACGGAATTTGGATTGACGCCCCCGGTGGTGCCACGATCGAGGATATGCAGGCACAGTTGCTGGTTGCCTTTGGTAAAATCGCAGCCAATGTGCCACCTGCAAAATTGCTGGCAGATCCTGAGAGTGATTTCTAA